One genomic region from uncultured Cohaesibacter sp. encodes:
- a CDS encoding SDR family NAD(P)-dependent oxidoreductase, with translation MTSPKIWFVTGASSGLGAAICRAVIARGHCLVAGARRTERLQPLRDLAPDRVLTLPLDLTDEGSRQSAIDAAETRFGRIDVLANVAGRGINGAGEELSSTQLRQAFELNFFGTVELTRAVLPGMRRRRSGHILSVTSICGLVSMPDLGAYSASKFALEAWMEALAGEIEGLGLRCTLVEPGAFRTEFEGDKIIRPLNRLADYAPLIGPIEASLSAHAGSQPGDPDRAAEVIVRAVEAPHSPMRLILGSDAHAMWQAHLGQLTADIARWRSQGLATDFPQECHPSDLRA, from the coding sequence ATGACATCCCCAAAGATCTGGTTTGTTACCGGAGCCTCCTCCGGTCTAGGGGCGGCGATCTGCCGCGCAGTCATCGCGCGGGGGCATTGTCTGGTGGCCGGCGCGCGGCGCACGGAGCGTCTTCAGCCGTTGCGCGATCTGGCTCCGGACCGGGTTCTGACCCTTCCGCTCGATCTGACAGATGAAGGGTCGCGCCAATCGGCGATCGATGCTGCCGAGACGCGTTTTGGCAGGATTGACGTGCTCGCCAATGTCGCCGGGCGTGGCATAAACGGTGCCGGAGAAGAGCTGTCCTCCACACAGTTGCGACAGGCCTTCGAGCTGAACTTCTTTGGTACGGTGGAACTGACACGCGCTGTGTTGCCCGGCATGCGCAGGCGACGGTCGGGGCATATCCTGTCGGTCACCAGCATCTGTGGTCTGGTGTCCATGCCGGATCTCGGGGCCTATTCAGCATCGAAATTCGCCCTTGAAGCATGGATGGAAGCGCTCGCCGGAGAAATTGAAGGTCTCGGCCTTCGCTGCACGCTGGTCGAGCCCGGAGCCTTTCGCACCGAGTTCGAGGGCGACAAGATCATCAGGCCTCTGAACAGGCTCGCCGACTATGCCCCGCTCATCGGCCCGATAGAGGCGAGCCTGTCAGCGCATGCTGGCAGCCAGCCGGGCGATCCGGACCGGGCTGCAGAGGTGATCGTGAGGGCCGTCGAGGCACCCCATTCGCCGATGCGGCTCATTCTCGGCTCCGATGCCCACGCCATGTGGCAGGCCCATCTGGGGCAGCTGACAGCCGATATCGCGCGCTGGAGGAGCCAGGGGCTTGCAACCGATTTCCCGCAAGAATGTCATCCATCTGACCTGAGAGCATAA
- a CDS encoding SDR family oxidoreductase, producing the protein MENIAGKVVVITGASSGFGECTARHLASLGAKVVVGARRQERLADICSSIRDAGGHAAYRQTDVTKREDVQGLVDLALSEFGRLDVMINNAGLMAIAPLDADKVEEWDAMIDINIKGVLYGISAALPVFRKQNSGHFINLSSVGGIKVSAPGGVVYCGTKFAVHAISEGLRVEAGPNIRTTTLSPGAVDSELKYGSSDPAAAAAMVEFYKTAIPTQTIADTIAFAISQADNVDINDIVLRPTSQEF; encoded by the coding sequence ATGGAAAATATTGCAGGCAAGGTGGTTGTCATCACCGGAGCGTCAAGCGGATTTGGTGAATGTACCGCCCGTCATCTGGCCAGCCTTGGTGCCAAGGTCGTGGTTGGTGCACGTCGGCAGGAGCGTCTCGCCGATATCTGTAGCAGCATTCGCGATGCTGGCGGACATGCGGCCTACCGCCAGACCGACGTGACCAAGCGGGAAGATGTGCAGGGGCTGGTTGACCTCGCCCTGTCCGAATTCGGTCGTCTCGATGTGATGATCAACAATGCCGGACTGATGGCGATCGCACCGCTGGATGCAGACAAGGTCGAAGAATGGGATGCGATGATCGACATCAACATCAAGGGTGTTCTTTATGGTATCTCTGCTGCCCTTCCGGTTTTCCGCAAGCAGAATAGCGGCCATTTCATCAACCTCTCCTCGGTTGGCGGCATCAAGGTCTCTGCGCCCGGTGGCGTGGTCTATTGCGGAACCAAATTTGCCGTTCACGCCATTTCTGAAGGCTTGCGCGTGGAAGCGGGACCGAACATCCGCACAACCACCCTGTCTCCGGGGGCGGTGGACAGCGAGTTGAAATATGGCTCGTCCGACCCTGCAGCCGCTGCCGCCATGGTCGAGTTCTACAAGACCGCCATCCCGACCCAGACGATAGCGGATACCATCGCCTTTGCGATTTCGCAGGCAGACAATGTCGACATCAACGACATCGTATTGCGTCCAACTTCGCAGGAATTCTGA
- a CDS encoding AraC family transcriptional regulator N-terminal domain-containing protein, translating to MPLEKLLNELLRRCLEEAPAGTRDTTVDGVRLFWTSMPTPPAPLLYEAGIVILLQGRKEGQIADQRFIYDENNYLVLTLPMPFQCAHFASREEPLCGLFITFSRQELADMLAQMESFGGVRAEIGLSALAPAPMTDMIRNTITQLLSLQDEEMASRIIGPMLKLEILFHALRGPRGPALAAYAQQTGDDGKFDSLIETMRRDMAKPVRVEEMADQVSMSVSAFHRGFRRRTGQSPLQYVKRLRLHAARALIVFEGVRVGDAAYRVGYESLSQFSREYKRLFEEAPLETRSFSREQGAL from the coding sequence ATGCCACTCGAGAAATTACTCAATGAGCTGCTGCGGCGATGCCTTGAGGAGGCACCGGCAGGGACACGCGATACGACCGTTGACGGGGTGAGACTGTTCTGGACCAGCATGCCGACACCACCCGCACCGCTTCTTTATGAAGCCGGGATCGTCATCCTGCTACAGGGCCGCAAGGAAGGTCAGATTGCAGATCAACGCTTCATCTATGACGAGAATAACTATCTGGTTCTGACATTGCCGATGCCGTTCCAGTGCGCCCATTTTGCCAGCCGGGAAGAACCGCTTTGCGGTCTGTTCATCACCTTTTCCCGACAGGAGCTTGCCGACATGCTGGCACAGATGGAATCCTTCGGCGGTGTGCGTGCGGAAATCGGATTGAGTGCCTTGGCTCCCGCTCCCATGACGGACATGATACGCAACACCATCACTCAACTTCTCAGCCTGCAGGATGAAGAGATGGCATCGCGCATCATCGGCCCGATGCTGAAGCTGGAAATCCTGTTCCATGCCCTGCGGGGGCCGCGCGGACCGGCGCTTGCGGCCTATGCCCAGCAGACCGGTGATGACGGCAAGTTCGACAGCCTGATCGAAACAATGCGGCGCGACATGGCAAAGCCTGTGCGCGTTGAAGAGATGGCCGATCAGGTTTCCATGAGCGTATCGGCCTTTCACAGAGGCTTCCGGCGCAGGACAGGGCAGTCACCCTTGCAATATGTCAAACGGCTGCGCCTGCATGCTGCGCGCGCCCTGATCGTCTTCGAAGGTGTGCGTGTGGGAGATGCCGCCTATCGGGTCGGCTATGAAAGCCTTTCCCAATTCAGCCGCGAATATAAGCGCCTGTTCGAAGAAGCCCCGCTTGAGACCAGAAGCTTCAGCCGGGAACAAGGCGCCCTCTAG
- the rraA gene encoding ribonuclease E activity regulator RraA: MTYSLPSHPTTELNDAHHDRVRQVMLPFQDFGKKRRFAGRIRTAVTMEDTKLVQQALFSTPGEGGVIILDGGGSFRRAMLGDLNAALLVKNGWAGIIINGVVRDSARLANIDLGIKALGVTPVRSSKTGIGALDVPVAFGNVLFEPGQCIYSDEDGILVSDDPLLP, encoded by the coding sequence ATGACCTATTCCCTACCATCTCATCCAACGACGGAACTCAACGATGCGCATCACGACAGGGTGCGCCAAGTGATGCTGCCCTTTCAAGACTTTGGCAAGAAACGTCGCTTCGCTGGCCGCATTCGCACCGCAGTCACCATGGAAGACACCAAACTGGTCCAGCAGGCGCTGTTTTCCACTCCGGGCGAAGGCGGCGTGATCATATTGGATGGTGGAGGCTCCTTTCGCAGAGCCATGCTGGGAGACCTCAATGCCGCATTGCTGGTGAAGAATGGTTGGGCTGGAATCATCATCAATGGCGTGGTCAGGGATTCTGCAAGACTCGCCAATATTGATCTTGGCATAAAGGCACTGGGCGTGACGCCGGTTCGCAGCAGCAAGACCGGCATTGGTGCCCTTGACGTGCCCGTCGCCTTTGGCAATGTCCTGTTCGAGCCCGGCCAATGCATCTATAGCGATGAGGATGGCATTTTGGTGTCCGACGACCCTTTGCTTCCATAA
- a CDS encoding PrpF domain-containing protein yields MTNTTLKAAFCRGGTSKAVMFNGADLPEDRASRDRIFLHVLGSPDAYGRQLDGMGGGLSSLSKVVIVEPSARKDADLDYTFVQIAVDKPVADYGAMCGNMASAVGPFAIDEGILKADDGIMKIRIHNTNTNKLFDAHFEVANGKAVEIGDFAIPGISQRGARIQLDFLDPGGAATGKLLPTSNVIDRLIVGEEEIQASMVDASNPVAFIRARDVGLNGTESPESIDADQALMARLDRIRRSAAVAMGMAASPEDALLSNPKIALVAPSTAFTALDGSQYSPSDGHLSVRLVSMGNVHRAITLTGAMCVAVAAHLPGTLVHSIVKPDDGGSILVANPSGILPVEAKVAMESQAMGGQTMGGQAITALSATTFRTQRRIMSGVVHFPASLWESQP; encoded by the coding sequence ATGACCAACACAACACTCAAAGCGGCATTCTGTCGTGGAGGCACCTCCAAGGCGGTGATGTTCAATGGTGCGGACTTGCCTGAAGACCGCGCAAGCCGAGACAGGATTTTTCTGCATGTGTTGGGCAGCCCCGACGCCTATGGCCGTCAGCTTGATGGCATGGGCGGCGGTCTGTCCTCTCTCTCCAAGGTGGTCATCGTCGAACCGTCCGCGCGCAAGGATGCCGATCTCGATTACACCTTCGTGCAGATCGCCGTCGACAAGCCTGTCGCGGACTATGGCGCCATGTGTGGTAACATGGCCTCTGCCGTCGGCCCCTTTGCCATCGATGAGGGGATTCTCAAAGCCGATGATGGCATTATGAAAATCCGAATTCACAATACCAACACCAACAAGCTGTTTGACGCCCATTTTGAGGTGGCAAATGGCAAGGCCGTTGAAATCGGGGACTTTGCCATTCCGGGCATTTCCCAACGCGGAGCGCGCATCCAGCTCGACTTTCTCGACCCCGGCGGCGCAGCAACGGGCAAGCTGCTGCCAACAAGCAATGTGATTGACCGCCTGATCGTGGGGGAGGAAGAGATTCAGGCTTCGATGGTCGATGCTTCCAATCCGGTTGCCTTCATCCGTGCCCGGGATGTGGGGCTCAATGGAACAGAAAGCCCTGAAAGCATTGATGCGGATCAGGCCCTCATGGCGAGGCTCGATCGGATCCGCAGATCCGCGGCCGTGGCGATGGGGATGGCGGCAAGCCCTGAGGATGCCCTGTTGTCCAACCCGAAAATCGCACTGGTCGCGCCCTCTACGGCCTTCACGGCGCTGGATGGCAGCCAATATTCACCTTCCGATGGCCATTTGTCGGTGCGCCTTGTTTCGATGGGCAATGTCCACCGCGCGATAACGCTGACCGGAGCCATGTGTGTGGCGGTTGCGGCACATTTGCCCGGAACCCTTGTGCATTCCATCGTCAAGCCGGATGATGGCGGTAGCATCCTTGTGGCCAATCCCTCGGGCATATTACCCGTCGAGGCGAAGGTCGCGATGGAGAGCCAAGCGATGGGAGGCCAGACAATGGGAGGTCAGGCAATAACAGCTCTGTCAGCGACCACCTTTCGCACCCAGCGCCGCATCATGAGCGGCGTGGTTCATTTTCCAGCCTCACTATGGGAGAGCCAGCCATGA